In Gemmata obscuriglobus, a single genomic region encodes these proteins:
- a CDS encoding IS66 family transposase, with the protein MDELVCPGCRDLSKQVAELTAQVAELTRRLDEATRAGKRQAAPFRKGPPKPNPKPPGRKSGDVHGKHGHRSPPPPEQVAECHEADLPDACPHCRGRLVETGTAEQFQTEIPRQPLIRKFRIHIGHCEACGKRTQGRHPLQTSDALGAAASQVGPDAQTAAALLHTQMGLSHGKVASVFETLFGITLTRGASAQIGLRAATRLEPDYHLILGEVRASEQIAADETGWRIGGHPAWLHAWVADRATAYGVDSKRSADALERVIGADWSGVLSHDGFASYERFEGAIHQQCLAHVLRRARELLERGTRGAVRFPRQVIARFTEAIHWRNEYAPGTWTDDQRDAHGRSSTTACWNW; encoded by the coding sequence ATGGACGAGCTCGTGTGTCCCGGTTGCCGGGACCTCTCCAAGCAAGTCGCCGAACTCACGGCCCAGGTCGCCGAACTGACCCGGCGGCTGGACGAGGCCACGCGCGCCGGCAAGCGGCAGGCCGCTCCGTTCCGCAAGGGCCCGCCCAAGCCGAACCCGAAGCCACCCGGCCGCAAGTCGGGCGATGTCCACGGCAAGCACGGTCACCGCTCGCCGCCCCCACCCGAACAGGTCGCCGAGTGCCACGAGGCCGACCTCCCCGACGCGTGCCCGCACTGCCGGGGCCGGCTCGTCGAGACCGGCACGGCCGAACAGTTCCAGACCGAGATCCCACGCCAGCCGCTGATCCGCAAGTTCCGTATCCACATCGGGCACTGTGAGGCGTGCGGGAAGCGGACCCAGGGCCGGCACCCGCTCCAGACGTCCGACGCCCTGGGCGCGGCGGCCAGCCAGGTCGGCCCGGACGCTCAGACCGCGGCGGCGCTCCTGCACACCCAGATGGGGCTGTCGCACGGCAAGGTCGCGTCGGTCTTCGAGACCCTGTTCGGCATCACGCTGACGCGCGGGGCCAGCGCCCAGATCGGCCTACGGGCCGCCACGCGGCTGGAGCCGGACTACCACCTGATCCTCGGCGAGGTGCGGGCGTCCGAGCAGATTGCGGCCGACGAGACGGGTTGGCGGATCGGAGGGCACCCGGCCTGGCTCCACGCGTGGGTCGCCGACCGGGCCACGGCTTACGGCGTCGACTCGAAACGCAGTGCCGACGCCCTGGAGCGGGTGATCGGGGCGGACTGGTCGGGCGTCCTGAGCCACGACGGGTTCGCCTCCTACGAGCGATTCGAGGGGGCGATCCACCAGCAGTGCCTGGCCCATGTGCTCCGCCGCGCGCGGGAACTGCTGGAGCGGGGGACCCGCGGGGCCGTGCGGTTCCCGCGCCAGGTGATCGCGCGGTTCACCGAGGCGATCCACTGGCGGAATGAGTACGCGCCGGGGACGTGGACCGACGACCAACGGGACGCGCACGGTCGCAGTTCGACGACCGCCTGCTGGAACTGGTGA
- a CDS encoding IS66 family transposase — protein MTRPRAVPAYVTLAKHLWNHFEQWFTFVFDPRVEPTNWKAEQAIRPAVVNRKVWGGNRTAAGAKAQGVLMSVFETCRRRTLSVVDHISQTLRWFGNRLLPRPVLLPAR, from the coding sequence GTGACGCGACCGCGGGCGGTGCCGGCGTACGTGACGCTGGCGAAGCACCTGTGGAACCATTTCGAGCAGTGGTTTACATTCGTGTTCGACCCGCGGGTCGAGCCCACCAACTGGAAGGCCGAGCAGGCGATTCGCCCCGCGGTTGTGAACCGCAAGGTGTGGGGCGGGAACCGGACCGCCGCGGGCGCGAAGGCGCAAGGCGTGTTGATGTCCGTGTTCGAGACGTGCCGCCGCCGGACCCTCTCGGTCGTGGATCACATCAGCCAAACGTTGCGATGGTTCGGCAACCGGCTCCTACCTCGCCCTGTGCTACTACCGGCGCGCTAA
- a CDS encoding IS701 family transposase, which translates to MTGAQLEALGPALATFLEGFRAHVRSAPTFEHLRTYSRGLLSDLPRKTAEPVALAAGTPVRTLQEFLRDHQWGHAALGHDVPKRIARVLLAESGADTGTVGLIDETRAVKKGTKTPGVGRQYLGCVGKVDNGIVTVHLGVTRGSYRALLDADLYLPADWSEDRSRCRSAGIPDDVVHRPKWRMALEQVDRARANGVHLDWLTFDSEYGKSPELLRGLDDRTQAFVGEVPSTFSCRVVARSGAQPVPGVKGQEARDVVRQAGAFRSQEWQILRLSRATAEDQVWRAKRVRVWASGAAGWSPGPYWLVWACSDQTGEEKFLVSNAPVGSTAEALVRVGFRRAAVEHVFRICKSELGFTHFEGRNYVALRRHLGLCVAMLGFVAEHTQQLRGEKSPGDRGAGVPGPGPTEPRVARAGPGDHDTGLGVGGHRVPPAPQSGRHRVQTTTRRSATNAQNTKNAKAETAGKIYS; encoded by the coding sequence ATGACGGGAGCTCAACTGGAGGCCCTGGGCCCGGCGCTGGCGACGTTCCTGGAGGGTTTCCGAGCCCACGTCCGATCGGCCCCGACGTTCGAGCACCTGCGCACGTACTCCCGCGGGTTGCTATCGGACCTGCCTCGGAAGACGGCCGAGCCGGTGGCCTTGGCCGCGGGCACCCCGGTGCGAACGCTCCAGGAGTTCCTCCGGGATCACCAGTGGGGCCATGCGGCCCTGGGACACGACGTGCCGAAGCGGATCGCCCGCGTGTTGCTCGCGGAATCGGGCGCCGACACCGGCACGGTCGGGCTCATCGACGAGACCCGCGCGGTCAAGAAAGGGACCAAGACACCCGGGGTGGGTCGCCAGTACCTGGGGTGCGTGGGCAAGGTGGACAACGGCATCGTGACCGTGCACCTGGGTGTCACCCGGGGCTCGTACCGGGCCCTCCTGGACGCCGACCTGTACCTGCCGGCCGACTGGTCCGAGGACCGCTCGCGGTGCCGGTCCGCGGGTATTCCCGACGACGTGGTGCACCGGCCCAAGTGGCGCATGGCCCTGGAACAGGTGGACCGGGCCCGGGCCAATGGGGTGCACCTGGATTGGCTCACGTTCGACAGCGAGTACGGCAAGAGCCCCGAGCTCCTGCGGGGCCTGGACGACCGCACGCAGGCGTTCGTGGGCGAGGTGCCGTCCACGTTCTCGTGCCGCGTGGTGGCCCGCTCGGGGGCCCAACCGGTCCCCGGGGTGAAGGGCCAAGAGGCCCGGGACGTGGTCCGCCAGGCGGGCGCATTCCGGTCCCAGGAGTGGCAGATCCTGCGCCTGTCCCGGGCCACCGCCGAGGACCAGGTGTGGCGGGCCAAGCGGGTCCGGGTGTGGGCCTCGGGCGCGGCCGGTTGGTCGCCGGGTCCGTACTGGTTGGTGTGGGCGTGCAGCGACCAGACGGGCGAGGAGAAGTTCCTGGTGTCCAACGCCCCGGTCGGGTCCACGGCCGAGGCCCTGGTCCGAGTCGGGTTCCGCCGGGCGGCCGTGGAGCACGTGTTCCGGATCTGTAAATCGGAGCTCGGGTTCACCCACTTCGAGGGCCGCAACTATGTGGCCCTGCGGCGGCACCTGGGTCTGTGCGTGGCCATGCTCGGGTTCGTGGCCGAACACACCCAACAACTGCGGGGGGAAAAATCCCCAGGTGACCGCGGAGCAGGTGTGCCGGGCCCTGGCCCTACTGAGCCGCGAGTGGCTCGAGCGGGCCCGGGAGACCACGACACGGGTCTGGGTGTTGGAGGTCATCGCGTACCACCAGCGCCGCAATCGGGCCGCCACCGCGTCCAAACAACGACGCGTCGTTCAGCCACGAACGCGCAAAATACCAAGAACGCCAAAGCCGAAACGGCCGGCAAAATCTACAGTTAG
- a CDS encoding IS4 family transposase codes for MTDTFPAAGFGSIHFGNVDLGDARVNRRLATLADLLVASGAESLPDKFADPADYRAFNRLVGRPEATHEAVTAPHRAHTRNRMRAHTGAVLVLHDTTELDYSGRALPRMGPIGNGHGTGWECHNSLAVDAGSGAVLGLAAQILHRRPPTRSNRGETKAQRRQRQDRESRLWVTGLEAVGPAPDGRHWVHVSDRGSDTFEYLSALVTGGHRFVVRSRHDRVRSDEATLHAHLRALSAVSAWSGEVRCGPHGGSTRTADLSAAGVRVELPDPSGSAPALGVWALRVWEPNPPDGVDPVEWFLLTDRALDTAAGLREVAGWYCQRPIIEEYHKALKSGCGVEELGHRTPETYLFSAPVVAQGEVGAGCRTIATFG; via the coding sequence ATGACCGATACATTTCCGGCGGCGGGGTTTGGGTCGATTCATTTTGGTAATGTCGATCTGGGCGACGCGCGGGTGAACCGGCGGTTGGCGACGTTGGCCGACCTGTTGGTGGCCAGCGGAGCCGAGAGTCTGCCGGACAAGTTCGCCGACCCGGCCGATTACCGGGCGTTCAACCGCCTCGTGGGCCGTCCCGAGGCGACCCACGAGGCGGTCACCGCACCGCACCGGGCGCACACGCGAAATCGCATGCGCGCCCATACGGGTGCGGTGCTGGTGCTGCACGACACCACCGAACTGGATTACTCGGGCCGGGCGTTGCCGCGCATGGGGCCGATCGGCAACGGGCACGGCACCGGTTGGGAGTGCCACAACAGCCTGGCCGTGGACGCGGGCTCCGGGGCGGTCCTGGGGTTGGCCGCCCAGATCCTGCACCGGCGCCCGCCGACCCGATCCAACCGGGGCGAGACCAAAGCCCAGAGGCGTCAGCGGCAGGACCGCGAGAGCCGACTGTGGGTGACGGGGTTAGAGGCCGTGGGCCCGGCCCCGGACGGGCGGCACTGGGTGCATGTGAGCGATCGTGGGTCGGACACGTTCGAGTACCTATCGGCGCTGGTCACCGGGGGGCACCGGTTCGTGGTCCGGTCCCGGCACGACCGGGTGCGATCGGATGAGGCCACATTGCACGCCCACCTGCGGGCGTTGTCGGCGGTGAGCGCCTGGTCTGGGGAGGTGCGGTGTGGCCCGCACGGGGGCTCGACCCGCACCGCGGACCTGTCGGCGGCCGGGGTGCGCGTCGAGTTGCCGGACCCGTCCGGTTCGGCCCCGGCGTTGGGGGTGTGGGCGTTGCGGGTGTGGGAACCGAACCCGCCGGACGGTGTCGACCCGGTGGAGTGGTTCCTGCTCACCGATCGGGCCCTGGACACGGCCGCGGGGTTACGTGAGGTGGCCGGTTGGTATTGTCAACGGCCGATCATTGAGGAGTATCACAAGGCTCTCAAGAGCGGGTGCGGCGTGGAGGAGTTGGGGCACCGCACTCCGGAGACGTACTTGTTTAGCGCGCCGGTAGTAGCACAGGGCGAGGTAGGAGCCGGTTGCCGAACCATCGCAACGTTTGGCTGA